The Pyrenophora tritici-repentis strain M4 chromosome 2, whole genome shotgun sequence genome window below encodes:
- a CDS encoding histone H2B, with protein sequence MPPKAQKTPTTGGKAPAGKAPAEKKEAGKKTAAPSGDKKKRTKTRKETYSSYIYKVLKQVHPDTGISNRAMSILNSFVNDIFERVATEASKLAAYNKKSTISSREIQTSVRLILPGELAKHAVSEGTKAVTKYSSSTK encoded by the exons ATGCCTCCCAAAGCCCAGAAGACTCCCACCACCGGCGGCAAGGCCCCGGCTGGTAAGGCTCCCGCCGAGAAGAAGGAGGCTGGCAAGAAGACCGCCGCGCCCTCTGGcgacaagaagaagcgcaCCAAGACCAGGAAGGAGACCTACTCTTCCTACATCTACAAGG TCCTCAAGCAGGTCCACCCCGACACCGGAATTTCCAACCGTGCCATGAGCATCCTCAACTCCTTTGTTAACGACATCTTCGAGCGCGTTGCCACCGAGGCTAGCAAGCTCGCTGCCTACAACAAGAAGTCGACCATCTCATCGCGCGAGATCCAGACATC AGTCCGTCTGATCCTGCCCGGTGAACTTGCCAAGCACGCCGTTTCCGAGGGTACCAAGGCCGTTACCAAGTACTCTTCATCCACCAAATAG
- a CDS encoding R3H multi-domain protein: MADALDMDPYSGFDVMDTERPSLKPKKKGRRGQPPPELDDSDLNEQLQNAWAADRVKKRLKKAEREELRQQGLLGRKGKSANLKVKYQGGIEMEDIVEELREFMLGTMETLSLPPMDAYRRATIHQVAAFFNLNSRSRGDGMDRFTLLSKTTRTRTLTDDEFNIAIQKKGFQKRLRGPLYTEGSGGRAGKFSTVKHKHGGVRARPQLGYKDGETVGANAPELGPENKGHALMMKMGWAKGDALGAGDNKGILQPIPHTVKTNKAGLQ, translated from the coding sequence ATGGCTGATGCTCTGGACATGGACCCATATAGTGGCTTCGATGTTATGGATACCGAGCGGCCTTCCTTAAAGCCTAAGAAGAAAGGTCGACGAGGTCAACCTCCCCCAGAGCTAGATGACTCTGACTTGAACGAGCAGCTCCAGAATGCTTGGGCAGCCGACAGAGTAAAGAAGCGACTTAAGAAGGCTGAACGAGAAGAGCTTCGCCAGCAGGGATTGTTGGGTCGCAAGGGTAAGAGTGCTAACCTCAAGGTGAAGTACCAAGGTGGTATTGAAATGGAAGACATCGTCGAAGAGCTTCGCGAATTCATGCTCGGTACAATGGAGACGTTGTCGCTTCCTCCGATGGATGCATACCGCCGCGCCACCATTCATCAGGTAGCCGCGTTCTTCAACCTAAACTCTCGCTCTCGTGGCGATGGTATGGATAGGTTCACTCTGCTTTCCAAGACGACTCGCACTCGAACCCTCACCGACGACGAGTTCAACATCGCCATCCAAAAGAAGGGCTTCCAGAAACGTCTACGTGGTCCTCTCTACACTGAAGGTAGCGGCGGCCGGGCAGGCAAGTTCAGCACCGTCAAGCACAAACACGGTGGTGTGCGCGCCCGCCCTCAGCTAGGCTACAAGGACGGTGAGACAGTTGGCGCAAATGCCCCGGAGCTTGGACCGGAAAACAAGGGTCACGCGCTTATGATGAAGATGGGCTGGGCCAAGGGCGATGCTCTGGGTGCTGGTGATAACAAGGGCATTCTGCAGCCTATTCCTCATACTGTCAAAACCAACAAGGCTGGTTTACAGTAA
- a CDS encoding GTPase or GTP-binding protein, producing MFRTPAPIFKVEKMSGKRKRGEDPSSGSATSGKPLTAIAAARLRSSEAAAKVVKPAEIPLEQVAVPASPLLQSKDSDVEEVESEEEVALVQHNVKLCNWRSEPQNILSETDTELKISLSKHTTIALIGCFDFTVLRGAVNINGANIGTVSRDGQKNRVHRAYVPATHPILKIRGLDGTNHIQIKTCKEPAPLASISPLFKGLWNEDRRYGKKRSFRIVTHSDVDILSRPLRPEVTPEDWLRAIEDCTSTPSITIVTGSSSSGKSTYARRLVNRSLTGLGKTAPSVPAVCYMDLDPKKQEHAPGGQISLVVVRDLNLGPSFTHPSAIPASKEATTEIIRAHPIPTNFANYAEYYQSCVEDLFLAYKTLRSRDTSLPLVIDTPAFLYTSEFEILSKLLTRLKPHNMVLLHDTRATDTETSARLQLLQTTGSQYHGTVYGITAQKPLSVPIRTENELCAMQMQSYFHLKSSSMSTGQPQTLSWTPEPLSHLVPWEFCYEETAERSQDLAAFALYSEPVESSSLVHALNGSVIQIIQSTSSVVSNSLPRTQKYRIPYLAESERTGMVEPLDPRLTRLVCTALIRGFNPDKRVVEVLVPKTHESLLYNLSPDRTVFVGGCSDVPEWAFLEDAYAKKATTLPLWVEKEDVIDKMGYMSTLRSCVLSVAHEHDER from the exons ATGTTCAGAACTCCAGCACCAATATTCAAGGTTGAAAAGATGTCAGGAAAAAGAAAGAGAGGGGAAGATCCTAGTTCGGGCAGTGCTACCAGCGGGAAGCCGCTGACCGCTATTGCAGCAGCTCGACTAAGGTCATCAGAAGCCGCCGCAAAAGTTGTAAAACCAGCTGAGATCCCGCTGGAGCAGGTTGCTGTGCCAGCAAGTCCATTATTACAAAGCAAAGATTCAGATGTTGAGGAGGTGGAATCAGAGGAAGAAGTTGCGCTCGTCCAGCATAATGTCAAGCTATGCAATTGGCGTAGCGAACCTCAAAATATACTTTCCGAAACCGACACCGAGCTGAAAATCAGTCTCAGTAAACATACGACTATCGCACTGATAGGATGTTTTGATTTTACGGTGTTACGAGGCGCCGTTAACATCAACGGTGCCAACATAGGTACGGTTAGTCGAGACGGCCAGAAAAACAGAGTGCACCGAGCATATGTGCCTGCAACACATCCTATCTTAAAGATCCGTGGACTAGATGGCACAAACCACATTCAAATCAAGACTTGCAAAGAACCGGCACCGCTAGCATCTATCAGTCCACTTTTCAAAGGGCTTTGGAATGAGGACAGACGTTATGGGAAGAAGCGTTCGTTCCGTATC GTGACCCACTCAGATGTCGACATACTCTCTCGACCGTTGCGTCCTGAAGTGACACCGGAAGACTGGCTCCGCGCGATAGAAGACTGCACCAGCACTCCCTCCATCACCATTGTAACTGGATCATCAAGCTCAGGGAAATCTACCTATGCTCGTCGGCTCGTCAATCGCTCCCTCACAGGCCTAGGCAAGACAGCTCCATCCGTTCCAGCTGTGTGTTACATGGATCTCGATCCCAAGAAACAGGAACATGCACCCGGAGGCCAAATCTCGCTCGTCGTAGTAAGAGACCTAAACCTAGGCCCAAGTTTCACGCATCCATCAGCCATACCAGCATCAAAAGAAGCGACGACTGAGATCATCCGAGCACACCCCATTCCTACAAACTTTGCAAACTACGCAGAATACTATCAGTCATGCGTCGAGGACCTTTTCCTTGCATACAAGACTCTTCGCTCCCGCGATACCTCGCTACCACTCGTCATCGACACACCCGCTTTCCTCTACACTTCGGAATTCGAAATACTGAGCAAACTCCTGACGAGACTCAAGCCACACAACATGGTCCTTCTCCACGACACACGAGCCACTGATACTGAGACGTCTGCCAGGCTTCAACTGCTCCAAACAACTGGGTCGCAATATCACGGTACTGTGTATGGGATCACCGCTCAAAAACCACTGTCTGTCCCGATAAGAACGGAGAACGAGCTATGTGCCATGCAAATGCAATCCTATTTCCACCTTAAGTCGAGCAGCATGAGCACAGGTCAACCGCAAACACTAAGCTGGACACCAGAACCCCTTTCACATCTCGTACCATGGGAGTTTTGCTACGAAGAAACTGCTGAGCGATCCCAAGACCTTGCTGCTTTTGCATTGTACTCTGAGCCCGTTGAGTCAAGCTCTCTAGTGCACGCGCTGAACGGCTCCGTCATCCAAATCATACAGTCTACTTCTTCTGTTGTTTCCAACTCCCTGCCCAGGACACAGAAATATAGGATCCCTTACCTTGCAGAGTCTGAGCGCACGGGTATGGTGGAGCCGTTGGATCCACGGTTGACCAGGTTGGTTTGCACTGCGTTGATTCGTGGCTTCAATCCGGATAAGAGGGTAGTCGAAGTGCTGGTACCGAAGACACACGAGTCGCTATTGTACAACCTGTCGCCCGATAGGACAGTGTTTGTCGGCGGGTGTAGCGACGTACCTGAATGGGCGTTCTTAGAGGACGCATACGCGAAAAAAGCAACAACGTTACCACTTTGGGTAGAGAAAGAAGATGTGATAGACAAGATGGGCTATATGAGCACT CTGAGAAGCTGTGTTCTCAGTGTGGCTCACGAACATGATGAACGCTAA
- a CDS encoding HTA1, Histone H2A gives MTGGKSGGKASGSKSSAQSRSSKAGLAFPVGRVHRLLRKGNYAQRVGAGAPVYLAAVLEYLAAEILELAGNAARDNKKTRIIPRHLQLAIRNDEELNKLLGHVTIAQGGVLPNIHQNLLPKKTAKPGKGPSQEL, from the exons ATGACTGGCGGCAAATCCGGAGGCAAGGCCAGCGGCTCCAAGTCCAGCGCCCAATC TCGTTCTTCCAAGGCTGGTCTCGCTTTCCCCGTCGGTCGTGTCCACCGTCTGCTCCGCAAGGGCAACTACGCTCAGCGTGTCGGTGCCGGTGCTCCCGTCTACCTGGCCGCTGTCCTCGAGTACTTGGCTGCTGAGATTCTCGAGTTGGCCGGTAACGCTGCCCGCGACAACAAGAAGACCCGTATCATTCCCCGCCATCTCCAGCTCGCTATCAGGAACGACGAGGAGTTGAACAAGCTTCTTGGACACGTCACCATCGCCCAGGGTGGTGTTCTCCCCAACATTCACCAGA ACCTTCTGCCCAAGAAGACGGCCAAGCCTGGCAAGGGTCCTTCGCAGGAGCTCTAA
- a CDS encoding zf-MYND domain containing protein, with the protein MGLFQSDHDFNIVENLTSDAGLYKLEENAKAIAKAKGKSEKDVEGVSYLIYGPACSHLDSVRKHLDGGILADLIAKKEAKMLGALAGSKEEMLEYWMEDPCYVYVLLGACAMTLGCRLPDTYVAMLKKVYTEGGLMPQAQQQIKKALFGPNGYVNGVPYDIESKTLTEEADSRPSEPDNGRGYQLMNVMSPGGIFNTGMTTSSTSTVIKELRDQRNKPNVCGNCEAKRGPQDQALLICAKCKNRSYCSVDCQKKAWKVHKKVCVAPKVSL; encoded by the exons ATGG GCCTCTTCCAGTCGGACCATGACTTCAACATCGTCGAAAATCTCACCAGTGACGCTGGCCTCTACAAGCTTGAAGAGAATGCCAAAGCTATTGCCAAAGCCAAGGGAAAGAGCGAGAAAGATGTCGAAGGCGTCTCATATCTCATCTATGGCCCCGCTTGTTCCCACCTTGACTCAGTTCGCAAGCATCTGGATGGTGGTATCCTCGCTGACTTGATCGCCAAAAAGGAGGCGAAGATGCTTGGTGCTCTTGCTGGATCCAAAGAGGAGATGCTGGAGTACTGGATGGAAGACCCCTGCTACGTCTATGTTCTACTCGGTGCATGCGCAATGACACTTGGATGTCGGCTGCCAGATACCTACGTGGCCATGCTCAAGAAGGTCTACACTGAAGGCGGCCTCATGCCTCAGGCGCAGCAGCAGATTAAGAAGGCCCTCTTCGGCCCCAACGGCTACGTGAACGGCGTGCCTTACGACATCGAGTCCAAGACCCTCACCGAAGAGGCCGACTCCAGGCCCAGTGAACCCGACAATGGCCGTGGCTACCAGCTCATGAACGTCATGAGCCCTGGTGGCATCTTCAACACGGGCATGACCACTTCATCGACGTCGACTGTCATCAAGGAACTGCGTGATCAGCGCAACAAGCCCAATGTATGCGGTAATTGTGAGGCGAAGCGTGGGCCTCAGGACCAGGCTCTGCTCATATGCGCCAAGTGCAAGAACCGCAGCTACTGCTCGGTTGACTGCCAGAAGAAGGCGTGGAAGGTCCACAAAAAGGTGTGCGTGGCCCCAAAGGTCTCCTTGTAG
- a CDS encoding nucleic acid binding protein containing the AN1-type Zn-finger codes for MRRTSSISSMSSSSSETEETMQIFVKTVSGNNTIPLTIPSNTSISTLRSLLALRTNLSTPDDLRIVHAGKHLSSSETTLADYSIGANSTLHLALPLRGGMPPKKIRCSFKDCKDRAQPIVGDCGFCDGHHCSKHRMLEDHKCEGLEDCKKESHNRNADKLNSERTVAIKGV; via the exons ATGCGTCGCACATCCAGCATCAGCAGCATGAGCTCCTCCAGCTCCGAGACTGAAGAGACGATGCAGATCTTTGTCAAGACCGTGTCCGGAAACAACA CAATCCCCCTCACAATCCCTTCAAATACCTCAATAAGCACCCTACGCTCCCTGCTCGCCCTCCGCACCAACCTCTCCACCCCCGACGATCTCCGCATAGTGCACGCCGGCAAGCACCTTTCATCCTCGGAAACCACATTAGCCGACTACTCCATCGGCGCAAACTCTACGCTTCACCTCGCTCTGCCACTTCGTGGCGGCATGCCCCCAAAGAAGATCCGATGCTCCTTCAAGGACTGCAAGGACCGCGCACAACCCATTGTTGGTGACTGCGGCTTCTGCGATGGCCACCACTGCAGTAAGCACCGCATGCTTGAGGACCACAAGTGCGAGGGTCTAGAGGACTGCAAGAAGGAGAGCCATAACCGGAATGCGGATAAGCTCAACAGCGAGCGAACAGTGGCTATCAAGGGTGTTTGA
- a CDS encoding CaiA, Acyl-CoA dehydrogenase, whose product MPHATLTRESVASHNTPEDLWCIIDHKVYDLSDFVDAHPGGSVVLEQVAGQDATTAFYNLHRQEVLEKYSELCIGTIEGEKSEVIIPQPGDLSPVPYAEPLWLRPQFKSPYFKDSHRALQKEIRKFVDTHITPEAQQKEKDGTYISQELIDKMAENDMLAMRLGPGKHLHGKNLMGVVKGEEFDYLHDLVQAQEGVRANARGFQDGNMAGMMISLTAVLQWMPESEHKTRVVNEVLTGKKKMCLAITEAFAGSDVAGIRTTATLSPDGKHYIVRGTKKWITNGMFCDYFVTGCKTDKGFSVLLIERDEAVETKLIKTSYSTTAGTAFVEFNDAKVPVHHLLGEEHKGFIVIMSNFNHERFVMSCAVIRQSRTIVEECLKWCNQRIVFGKKLIEQPAIRQKLAKMISHVEANQAWLESIAFQMTHMSYAQQSKLLGGPIGLLKSFATRSAHEIADEAVNIFGGRGLTQGGMGRVIEQFHRTYKFDAILGGTEEILGDLGVRQAMKNFPKSML is encoded by the exons ATGCCACACGCAACCCTCACGCGCGAGTCTGTCGCTTCGCATAACACGCCCGAAGACCTATGGTGCATTATCGATCACAAAGTCTACGATCTTAGTGATTTCGTCGACGCGCATCCCGGTGGTTCGGTTGTCCTAGAGCAAGTAGCCGGTCAGGATGCGACAACTGCCTTTTACAACCTCCACCGACAAGAGGTCTTGGAAAAATACAGCGAGCTATGCATCGGTACAATTGAGGGAGAGAAGTCGGAAGTCATCATCCCGCAGCCGGGTGACTTGAGCCCAGTTCCATACGCGGAACCATTGTGGCTGCGACCGCAGTTCAAGAGTCCTTACTTCAAAGACAGCCACCGGGCATTGCAGAAGGAGATTCGCAAGTTTGTGGACACACACATCACACCCGAGGCCCAACAAAAGGAGAAGGATGGCACATACATTAGCCAAGAGCTGATTGACAAGATGGCCGAGAACGACATGCTAGCCATGCGTCTTGGGCCAGGCAAGCACCTTCATGGCAAGAACTTGATGGGTGTCGTCAAGGGTGAGGAATTTGATTACCTCCACGATCTTGTACAGGCGCAGGAAGGCGTTCGTGCCAACGCTCGTGGGTTCCAAGACGGCAACATGGCAGGCATGATGATCAGTCTGACTGCTGTCTTGCAGTGGATGCCGGAGTCTGAGCATAAGACACGAGTAGTCAATGAGGTGTTGACTGGCAAGAAGAAGATGTGCCTGGCAATCACCGAGGCCTTTGCAGGGTCCGATGTAGCTGGTATTAGGACCACTGCGACATTGTCACCAGACGGCAAGCACTATATCGTCCGGGGCACCAAAAAG TGGATCACTAACGGCATGTTCTGCGACTACTTCGTCACCGGATGCAAGACTGACAAGGGCTTCTCTGTCCTACTGATCGAACGCGACGAAGCCGTCGAGACCAAACTGATCAAGACGAGCTACTCGACAACAGCCGGTACCGCATTCGTAGAGTTCAACGATGCGAAAGTACCAGTACATCACCTACTAGGCGAAGAACACAAGGGTTTCATCGTAATCATGTCGAACTTTAATCACGAGCGGTTTGTAATGAGTTGTGCCGTGATCCGACAATCACGAACAATCGTCGAGGAGTGTCTTAAGTGGTGCAACCAGAGGATAGTCTTTGGCAAAAAGCTGATTGAGCAGCCAGCCATCCGTCAGAA GCTTGCAAAGATGATCTCACACGTCGAGGCCAATCAGGCCTGGCTCGAGTCAATTGCCTTCCAGATGACACACATGTCGTACGCTCAACAATCAAAACTGCTGGGCGGACCTATCGGTCTGTTGAAGTCATTCGCCACTCGGTCGGCGCACGAGATTGCGGATGAGGCGGTCAATATCTTTGGTGGCAGAGGACTGACACAGGGTGGAATGGGTCGGGTGATTGAGCAGTTCCATCGCACATACAAGTTCGATGCCATCCTTGGAGGTACGGAGGAGATACTGGGTGATCTGGGCGTCAGACAAGCAATGAAGAACTTCCCGAAGAGCATGTTGTAG
- a CDS encoding AceF, Pyruvate-2-oxoglutarate dehydrogenase complex: MSGQQCLRRLPAAMRSVRALRAAPRTIPAARTYSAVAKANSSGLLGQSSRRPGQLSSQRLWTLEQTRNYADTVVKVPEMAESITEGTLKQWSKQVGDYVEQDEEIATIETDKIDVAVNAPEAGTIKEFLVNEEDTVTVGQEIVRLEAGGEAPAKTEAKDEPKEPASSEQETSSQPEGQQEKSEAPKEESKPEPPKQEEKPQPTKESKPQPKKESKPQDEPKPATPGSREERRVKMNRMRLRIAERLKQSQNTAASLTTFNEVDMTSIMEFRKLYKDEILKNKGVKLGFMSAFSRACILAARDVPAVNASIEGPDGGDTIVYRDYVDISVAVATEKGLVTPVVRNAESLDMVGIEKAIADLGKKARDNKLTIEDMAGGTFTISNGGVFGSLMGTPIINLPQTAVLGLHAIKEKPVAINGKVEIRPMMYLALTYDHRLLDGREAVTFLVKVKEYIEDPRKMLL; this comes from the exons ATGTCCGGTCAGCAGTGCCTCCGCCGCCTACCAGCTGCTATGCGCTCTGTGCGAGCTTTGCGCGCCGCACCAAGGACCATTCCAGCTGCGCGCACCTACTCTGCCGTCGCCAAGGCAAACTCGTCCGGTCTTCTGGGTCAGTCTTCAAG ACGACCTGGACAGCTCTCTTCGCAGCGTCTATGGACCCTCGAACAGACACGAAACTATGCCGATACCGTCGTCAAGGTGCCAGAAATGGCCGAGTCTATCACTGAGGGAACCCTGAAGCAATGGTCAAAAC AGGTCGGCGACTACGTTGAGCAGGACGAAGAAATCGCTACCATTGAAACCGACAAGATCGACGTTGCCGTAAATGCGCCCGAGGCTGGTACCATCAAGGAATTCCTGGTCAATGAGGAGGACACCGTTACGGTTGGACAAGAAATCGTAAGGCTAGAGGCCGGTGGGGAGGCACCAGCGAAGACAGAGGCCAAGGATGAGCCAAAGGAGCCGGCTTCCTCGGAGCAGGAGACTTCATCGCAACCTGAAGGTCAACAAGAGAAGTCTGAGGCGCCAAAGGAGGAGTCAAAACCTGAGCCTCCCAAGCAAGAAGAGAAGCCCCAGCCCACTAAGGAATCCAAGCCTCAGCCGAAGAAGGAGTCCAAGCCTCAGGATGAGCCCAAGCCGGCCACGCCTGGTAGCCGCGAGGAGCGTCGC GTCAAGATGAACCGCATGCGTCTCCGCATCGCCGAGCGCTTGAAGCAGTCGCAAAACACCGCCGCCTCGCTGACAACTTTCAACGAAGTCGACATGACCTCTATCATGGAGTTCCGCAAGTTGTACAAAGACGAGATCCTCAAGAACAAGGGCGTCAAGCTCGGTTTCATGTCCGCCTTCTCGCGCGCCTGCATCCTCGCCGCACGCGATGTACCCGCTGTCAACGCCTCCATAGAAGGACCAGACGGTGGCGACACCATCGTCTACCGCGACTACGTCGACATCTCTGTTGCCGTTGCTACCGAGAAGGGCTTGGTTACACCTGTTGTCAGGAATGCGGAAAGCTTGGACATGGTCGGCATCGAGAAGGCCATTGCCGACTTGGGCAAGAAGGCTCGCGACAACAAGCTCACTATCGAAGATATGGCTGGTGGTACCTTCACCATCTCCAACGGCGGTGTCTTTGGCAGTTTGATGGGCACTCCCATCATCAACCTTCCCCAGACCGCTGTCTTGGGTCTACACGCCATCAAGGAGAAGCCAGTTGCGATCAACGGAAAGGTAGAGATCCGACCCATGATGTATCTTGCGCTCACATACGACCACCGACTGCTCGACGGCAGGGAAGCCGTTACCTTCTTGGTAAAGGTCAAGGAGTACATTGAGGACCCAAGGAAGATGCTTTTGTAG
- a CDS encoding peptidase family C54 protein encodes MNDFERVSRSIVRTFYDPPPTNDSNDPIWLLGQRYDPRPPPWKPTPNDTSPAGTGTPPSERTDDESWIRTSIEETDRKEAPNGEDPAQYGNWPSAFLDDFESRIWMTYRSGFTPIQKSQDPKATSAMSFRVRMQNLASPGFTSDTGFGCMIRSGQCILANALQILRLGRDWRYQEQPDAKEHCDVVAMFADDPRAPFSIHRFVEHGAAVCGKYPGEWFGPSAAARCIQDLVHKNREAGLKVYVSGDGADVYEDKLKEIAVDDDGEWHPTLILVGTRLGIDKITPVYWEALKASLQMKQSIGIAGGRPSASHYFVATQANNFFYLDPHSTRPLLPYRPSSSSTEEQVAAPSTLEASATSVTSTSSSTTIVPSANEVTAPSDVSKPSGYSLEELATCHTRRIRRLQIREMDPSMLLAFLITSEDDYEDWKQGVRSVQGKSVVHVQDKEPAPRGQEREGAIDEVESWDEDGLQ; translated from the exons ATGAACGACTTTGAACGTGTTAGCCGAAGCATCGTCCGCACCTTCTACGACCCTCCACCAACAAATGACTCAAACGACCCCATATGGCTGCTAGGTCAGCGCTACGACCCCCGGCCTCCTCCATGGAAGCCTACACCCAACGACACTTCTCCAGCTGGGACCGGCACACCACCATCTGAACGTACCGATGATGAAAGCTGGATACGGACAAGCATCGAAGAGACGGACCGCAAGGAAGCTCCAAATGGCGAGGACCCAGCACAATACGGCAACTGGCCCTCTGCCTTTCTGGACGACTTCGAGTCGCGCATTTGGATGACGTACCGCTCTGGCTTTACCCCCATCCAAAAGAGTCAAGACCCCAAGGCAACAAGTGCCATGAGCTTCCGCGTGCGCATGCAAAACCTGGCCTCTCCAGGCTTCACCTCGGACACAGGCTTTGGCTGCATGATCAGGAGCGGCCAGTGCATACTGGCTAATGCGCTGCAGATACTACGCCTCGGACGGGACTGGCGGTACCAGGAGCAGCCTGATGCAAAGGAGCATTGCGATGTAGTTGCCATGTTTGCCGACGATCCAAGGGCGCCTTTCTCCATCCACCGCTTCGTTGAACATGGTGCTGCTGTGTGTGGAAAGTATCCCGGCGAATGGTTTGGACCTTCGGCTGCTGCGCGCTGCATACAAGACTTGGTTCATAAGAACAGAGAGGCGGGGTTGAAGGTCTACGTCTCTGGCGATGGAGCCGACGTGTATGAAGATAAGCTCAAGGAGATTGCCGTCGACGATGATGGCGAGTGGCATCCTACGCTGATTCTTGTCGGCACAAGGTTGGGCATCGACAAGATCACGCCAGTATACTGGGAGGCGCTCAAAGCAAGCCTGCAGATGAAGCAGAGCATCGGTATCGCAGG TGGCCGTCCTTCAGCATCACACTACTTTGTTGCTACACAGGCAAATAACTTCTTCTACCTTGATCCTCACAGCACGCGCCCGCTTCTGCCATATCGACCCTCTTCATCGTCGACCGAAGAACAAGTAGCAGCTCCTTCTACGCTTGAAGCATCAGCAACTTCAGTAACCTCGACTTCGTCATCAACGACCATCGTCCCCTCAGCCAACGAAGTAACGGCTCCCTCAGACGTCTCAAAACCAAGCGGCTACTCGTTAGAAGAGCTTGCAACCTGCCACACGCGCCGCATCCGTCGCCTGCAAATCCGCGAGATGGACCCCTCTATGCTCCTCGCTTTCCTCATCACATCAGAGGACGACTATGAGGACTGGAAACAAGGAGTCCGCAGCGTCCAGGGCAAGAGCGTGGTGCATGTGCAGGACAAGGAGCCAGCGCCCAGAGGGCAGGAGCGCGAGGGAGCCATCGACGAAGTGGAGAGCTGGGACGAGGATGGTTTGCAATAG
- a CDS encoding putative mitochondrial Complex I encodes MSSKIHVLHLYRRSLKLALDWSVHRYLWRGQALYIRELFEAKRNVKEPRQMRELIKETEDLLEKWKHPDPYRPPTAPGGSKYERNLPCPILDPPPKMIL; translated from the exons ATGAGCTCCAAAATACACGTCCT ACACCTCTACCGGAGGTCCCTCAAGCTCGCCCTCGACTGGAGCGTCCACCGGTACCTCTGGCGCGGACAGGCTCTCTACATCCGTGAGCTGTTCGAGGCCAAGCGAAACGTCAAGGAGCCTCGACAGATGAGA GAACTGATCAAGGAGACCGAAGACCTCCTTGAGAAGTGGAAGCATCCCGATCCTTACCGTCCACCCACGGCACCTGGAG GCTCAAAGTACGAGCGCAACCTGCCTTGCCCCATCCTCGACC CTCCcccgaagatgatcttgtAG